In the Mesorhizobium huakuii genome, GAGCGCGATCAACCTCACATGCGGTCGCCGTTCAGGACGGCTGCACCAATATCCCGCTTGCGGCGGACAAGGGCTCAGGAGGACGAGACCATTCTGGCTTACGGCCATTTCACGGCCATGCATATTCTCGGTTCGTCCCACTGGATCCGCCAGGACTGATCGGGTCCTGGAAGATTTGCAGAATTCAGTTCGGCTAACGCATCAGGCGGTCTTCATGACTGCACCCTCGATGACGACGCCGGCGCTGACGTATTTCCACAGCGCGACGAGCAGCTTGCGGGCGAGCGCCACAATCGTCGCCTTCTTGAGACGGCCGCCGTTGTGTTTGACCCGGTCCTGGAACCACAAGGTGAGCGCCGATCGCGGTTGATGGCGCAGCCAGAGCCAGGCCGTCTGGATCAGCGTCGTTCGCAGCCTTGGATTGCCGGCTTTCGATACCCCCTGGTCGTGATCGACCGAGCCGCTCTGCCAGGGGGTCGCCGCCACGCCGGCATAGGCGGCGACCTGTCGTCGGTTGTCGAAGTGACGCGACAGCCCCTCCGACCACAGGACAGCGGCAAACTCCGGCCCGATCCCCTTCAGGTGGAGCAGCATCGCCGGTGCCGGCGAGACAACCTGCGTGGCCGCGAGCATGGCATCGCGCTCGGTCTCGACCGCCTTGATCTGCTCGAGCAGCAGTTCGAGCCTGGCGAGTTCCCGGCCGACCTGCGCCTGCAGATGGGCCGGCAAGGGTCGGTCGTCGCCGGTCTTGAGCGCCTCCAATCTCTTCCGCCGGTCGCGGCGCAGCGGCTCGTAGCCGGACACGCCCTGGGCGAACAACAGGCCTTTGACGAGATTGACGTGTCGCACGCGCTCGTTCGTCAAGGCCTTGCGCTCACGCGAGATGCGGCGACGGTCTTCTTCCTCGGGCGTCGGCACCCGGAGCATCGCACACACCCGTGGCTCGCCTCGCTTGTAGGCCAGCAACGCCCTGACCAGCGCCTCACCGTCGATCTTGTCGGTCTTGGCCCGGCGCCGTCGGCGCGAGGTTGCAATCGATGCCGCATCGACGACGTGGCTTTCGATTCCTTCGGCCTGCAGCACGCGATGGATCCAGAAGCCGTCGAGCCCGGCCTCCTGGATCGCGATGATCGGAAAGTGCCGCCCGGTCCGCGCTTGCGCCATCCTGTTGAGCTCGGCAAATCGCGCCAGCATGCCGGCGACATCGCCGGCCGCCACCGCATGTTTCGACATCTTCTCGCCGCCACCCGGCGACAGCGAGGTGATCAACCATTTCGAGCGACTCAATTCCAACGAGACGAAAATCGCGCCAAGATCGGTGCGGATAGCGGTCGGCGCTTTGGGTTGGTGAGCTGCTACGGGCATGCTTGCCTCCAGGATAAGGTGTTGATTACGCGACCTCACTTTGCCACAGCGCAGGTCGCTATCCACCCTCCTCATAGGATCTGGCTTGGACGGTGCGTTCTTGGCGCATTAGTCGGCTCCGGCGGTTTCAGATTGTGCTTTGGAATCAGTGGCATGAAACCAAAGTATATCTGAACCCGCCGGGCCTTGCCTGCACAAAGTGCCGATTCACGTAATAATATCAATGTGTTGGCGTTTCTGGACGGAAACTAGTCTAGGTGACCGGTGCAAGGAATCGGCCGAGAGTGTTCCGCAGGGCGCCGAGGCGACAGGCGAACTCTTCTTCGCGCATCAGCTGGACGTTTGACCCCAGCCTTTGGTGGGGCATCCTTAGCTGGACGGTTGCAGTGTCACGATCGGATTCGCGCCTGCGCGTAGCCAGCAGCGTCTGCGATTCCATAGACAACAACATTGTTGCCAGGGTTTTTTCTTTAAAGGCTGTTCATTCGTTGGACAGTCCCTCAAGACTCACAGGGCAGTTCGCGAGATAGCTGCCGTCTCGGCGCTACGCCATTCAGCTAGCCCACCTTAGGGCCTTTGCTCCCTATTGCTCCTCCGGCGATCCGGCCCCGCACTGCCCGCACTGCCGCCCAGACTGCGGTACAGCTTCGATTCGTTGAGCAACTGGTCGTGGCGGGCGTGGGCAAGCGCCATCTCGGCTGCGCAGCGGCTCTCCTGGGCATTGAGCCAGTCAATGCGGTTGATGGCACCCGACCGGTAACGGGCTTCGAGCAGCTTCTCGGTTTCCTGGGCGGCCCCTAGGACATGGCGGCGGCGTCGGACCTGTTCGGCATAGTCGGCCTGTGCACCGAGTGTATTGGCAACTTCGGAGAAGGCAGTGAGCAAAGTAGTGCGGAATCCGAGGACCTCTTTTTCATACTGTGCCCTGGAAACCGCAACCTGCAGCGTTATGTCCTTGAAATTGAGGAGGGACAAGGCAGCGTTTGCACCTAACGTCGCAACGGGATTGGAGATGAACGCGAGCAATTGCCCGCTGGCGGTGCCGAGGGATCCGGTGAGGGAAATCGCCGGGTAGAAACTGGCCTGAGTTGCGTCGACGTTCTTCAGCATGGCACGGAGCCTGGCCTCTGCGGCTCGCAAGTCTGGGCGACGCGCGAGCAGGTCGGCCGGCAACCCAGTCTGGATCGGGGGTAGCTTCTTGCTCGGCAGGCGCTGCGGCTCTGGAACAGGGTTAGGTGCGCCATTCAAGAGCACAACCAGGGCGTTCCGCTGTACAAGGCGATACTGCTTGCCCTTCGAAACCGTCAATGCCCGCTCCTCGACCTGCTGCTCGGCCCTGCTGAGATCCAGATCGGAAACCGCACCGGCCGCAAGCTGGGCGCGCACAAGCGCCAAAGTCTGCTTGGCATGGGCAAGGCTGGTTTCCGCCGACGCGAGCGACTGATTGGCGTACGCGATGTTGAAATACGCCTCGACGGTTCCTGCGCTAGCGAGGAGGCGCGCGTTTTCGTAATCTTCCGCTGTCGCATAAGCCTCAAAATCCGCCTTGTCCCTCTTTGCCGCTAGCTTGCCCCACAGATCAATCTCATAAGACACACTGATGGATGTGTCGCTCCCGCCGACCTGGCCGTTCACCTGGGGGAGCAAGGCTTGCGCAGCTGTATTTGCCTGAAGTCGGGCGGGATAGGCGTTAGCAGCCGCAATGAGGACGTCATTATTTCGGCCGATGACCTCGCCGACAAGCTTGTCGAGATTGGCGTTCCCGAACGCCAGCCACCAGCGGTCTGTGCTGGCCTGCACAGCGCTCCCTACCGCAGCGGTCGACCAGTGGGGCCCGGCTGGAAGTTCGGGGCGAAGATATGTGCTCGACAGGCTGCAACCGGCGAGCAGGACAAGGCAACCGGGTACGATCAGTCTGATGAGCTTCATTTTCAATCTCTTGAGGGCTGGCACAAGGCGTTACGGTCGGGAAAGCCGAAGACCAGGTGGATGCAGAGCGCTAATAAGAGGCGTGATTAGCGCAAGCAGCCACGAGGAGGACATCGTCGTTTTCGTTGATGACCTCGCCGATCAGCTCGAACGTCAGCCAGCAGTGTCTGCCGTGGCGTGGTTAGCACTTGCTGCCGCGCCGGTTGGCCAGCAGGGCCCCTGGAGGGAGTTCGGGGCCAGGATATGTGCTCGACAGGCTGGTGCAACCCGCGAGCAAGACAAAGGAACAAGGTAAGATCCGTCTGATGAGCGTCATTTTTCAGTCTCTTGACAGCGCATCTACGGGATTCAGGCGGGATGCGTTACGGGCGGGAAGGAAGCCAAAGGTCAGGCCCATCCAGAGCGCTACTGCGCAGGCAGCGACAATAGCTTTGACCGAGATGATTATCGGAAACTCGCTGCCCGGCTCGCCCAATACGGTTGCGATGCCGAGCGCGAGTGCCACGCCGAGAATTGAACCGGCGATGCACATTGTGACGGCCTCAATCAGGAACTGAAGCATGATGTCGATCCGGCGCGCTCCAACAGCCATGCGCAAGCCGATCTCGCGGGTCCGTTCAGTGACGGTGATCAGCATCATGTTCATGACACCAATGCCTCCGACAACCAGCGAGATCGCAGCCAGGGAGGAGGTCAGTTGCCACATCGTCTGAGATGTGTGCTCAACCGACTTACGCCACTGATCTTGGTTGAAAACAGTGAAGTCCTTCGTGCCGTGCCGACGAGTCATCAGGCCGACGACGGCGCGCTCCGCGACAGTCGTGTCGACAGAATCGGCGACCCGCACCGTCAGGGCATGAAGACTTGGACCGGCACCCTCAAGTCTGCCCTTCACGGCCGTATAAGGAAGTAAGATCTTCGGCGAGCTGTCAAACCGTAGCGCCGGTGGGGGCGCAAAGACGCCAATAATGACGACGGGAACACGCCCGATCAGGAGGATGTTTCCGAGCGGCGATTCGTCGTTAGGGAAGAGAGTTGCGGCCATCCTGTCATTGATCACTGCTTCCTGGCTGCGCTCAGTGATGGCCTCGGCTGAAAAGAATGAGCCCTTCAGCAACTTGAGAGCGTTGACCTTAAGATAATCCTGGCCGACGCCGGTGACTGTCGCCGCGACGGAAGTGTGCCCAAAACGAATTTGTGCGGATGTCCGGACTTCCGGGGTCACGCTGTCGACGTAAGACTGGTCGGCGAGCGCATCGGCATCCGAGACGACCAGGGCCTTGATGCTCGAAGCACCCTTGTCACCAAAATGGCGCCCGGGAGAGATCTCGAGAGTGCTGGCTCCAAATCCTCCCAACTGGCGCAGAAGTTCCTGACGGGCGCCCTCGCCGAAACCGAAGGCCGTCACAACTGCCGCAATGCCGATAATGATGCTGAGCATCGTGAGGAAGGTACGCACGCGATCGGTTGCCATCGATCGTATCGCCATCGGAAAGGCTTCTACCAGGCGGCGCCTGAACGCCGAGAGCGAACCGACGGGCCTGCTGTCGTGTAACGCCGGCGGCCCATCAGTCTTCCGGTCCCGCGTCCGGCGGTCGGAAAGGATGACCCCTTCTCGGATTTCGATGATGCGGTCAGCGTGACTTGCGATCTCCATGTCGTGAGTCACGATGATGATGGTATGACCGTCGGCATGAAGTGCCTTCAAGGTATCGAGAACGGTTTCGCCGCTCTTCCTATCTAGCGCCCCTGTCGGCTCGTCCGCGAGGATGATGCGACCGCCATTCATCAACGCGCGGGCAATCGAAACCCTCTGTTGCTGGCCGCCGGACAGCTGGTTCGGACGGT is a window encoding:
- a CDS encoding IS110 family transposase, which gives rise to MPVAAHQPKAPTAIRTDLGAIFVSLELSRSKWLITSLSPGGGEKMSKHAVAAGDVAGMLARFAELNRMAQARTGRHFPIIAIQEAGLDGFWIHRVLQAEGIESHVVDAASIATSRRRRRAKTDKIDGEALVRALLAYKRGEPRVCAMLRVPTPEEEDRRRISRERKALTNERVRHVNLVKGLLFAQGVSGYEPLRRDRRKRLEALKTGDDRPLPAHLQAQVGRELARLELLLEQIKAVETERDAMLAATQVVSPAPAMLLHLKGIGPEFAAVLWSEGLSRHFDNRRQVAAYAGVAATPWQSGSVDHDQGVSKAGNPRLRTTLIQTAWLWLRHQPRSALTLWFQDRVKHNGGRLKKATIVALARKLLVALWKYVSAGVVIEGAVMKTA
- a CDS encoding TolC family protein: MKLIRLIVPGCLVLLAGCSLSSTYLRPELPAGPHWSTAAVGSAVQASTDRWWLAFGNANLDKLVGEVIGRNNDVLIAAANAYPARLQANTAAQALLPQVNGQVGGSDTSISVSYEIDLWGKLAAKRDKADFEAYATAEDYENARLLASAGTVEAYFNIAYANQSLASAETSLAHAKQTLALVRAQLAAGAVSDLDLSRAEQQVEERALTVSKGKQYRLVQRNALVVLLNGAPNPVPEPQRLPSKKLPPIQTGLPADLLARRPDLRAAEARLRAMLKNVDATQASFYPAISLTGSLGTASGQLLAFISNPVATLGANAALSLLNFKDITLQVAVSRAQYEKEVLGFRTTLLTAFSEVANTLGAQADYAEQVRRRRHVLGAAQETEKLLEARYRSGAINRIDWLNAQESRCAAEMALAHARHDQLLNESKLYRSLGGSAGSAGPDRRRSNREQRP
- a CDS encoding MacB family efflux pump subunit, producing MNALLEIENVSRVFHAGDETIMALAGVSLSIAGGELVAIVGASGSGKTTLMNILGCLDQPSSGDYRVGGRSVAGLTADNLAALRREHFGFIFQHYQLLGTLSAADNVAMPAVYAGLDAGSRRERSTSLLRRLGLGDRLDHRPNQLSGGQQQRVSIARALMNGGRIILADEPTGALDRKSGETVLDTLKALHADGHTIIIVTHDMEIASHADRIIEIREGVILSDRRTRDRKTDGPPALHDSRPVGSLSAFRRRLVEAFPMAIRSMATDRVRTFLTMLSIIIGIAAVVTAFGFGEGARQELLRQLGGFGASTLEISPGRHFGDKGASSIKALVVSDADALADQSYVDSVTPEVRTSAQIRFGHTSVAATVTGVGQDYLKVNALKLLKGSFFSAEAITERSQEAVINDRMAATLFPNDESPLGNILLIGRVPVVIIGVFAPPPALRFDSSPKILLPYTAVKGRLEGAGPSLHALTVRVADSVDTTVAERAVVGLMTRRHGTKDFTVFNQDQWRKSVEHTSQTMWQLTSSLAAISLVVGGIGVMNMMLITVTERTREIGLRMAVGARRIDIMLQFLIEAVTMCIAGSILGVALALGIATVLGEPGSEFPIIISVKAIVAACAVALWMGLTFGFLPARNASRLNPVDALSRD